In Biomphalaria glabrata chromosome 11, xgBioGlab47.1, whole genome shotgun sequence, the following proteins share a genomic window:
- the LOC106070536 gene encoding bifunctional purine biosynthesis protein ATIC-like translates to MSESDEIVLISVSDKTGLIPFGEQLSAKGFKLVASGGTAKALRDANILVSDVEEITGAPEMLGGRVKTLHPAVHGGILSRLREEDQADMKERGYKMIKIVVCNLYPFSQTVASPNVSVEDAVEQIDIGGVTLLRAGAKNHSRVSVICDPQDYQKVIDEISASPQKDTSLETRKKLAVKAFNHTAGYDAAISDYFRRQYCAGESQLTLKYGMNPHQAPAQIYTTLPELPLKVVNGGPGFINLCDALNAWQLVSDLKRALGLPAATSFKHVSPAGAAVGTALSPVEAKLCMVDDLKDLSPLAIAYAKARGADRMSSFGDFIALSDVCDVPTAKIINREVSDGVVAPGYEPQALEILKQKKGGAYCVLQIDPSYVPPLMEARTLFGLQLEQRRNDAVIDKGLFTNIVSKRNELPEEAVRDLIVATVALKYTQSNSVCYAKDGQVIGIGAGQQSRIHCTRLAGDKANNWWLRQHPKVLGMKFKKGVKRADIANAIDGYVLDTIGQDLAAFENLLENPPSPLTDAERKEWISQMSGVSLSSDAFFPFRDSVDRAVKSGVEYIASPAGSVGDQSVIAASDEHNVVLIHTKLRLFHH, encoded by the exons tGCTGATCAGTGTCTCAGACAAAACAGGATTGATTCCTTTTGGTGAACAACTTTCTGCCAAAGGTTTTAAACTTGTTGCTTCTGGTGGAACGGCGAAGGCCTTGCGTGATGCAAACATTCTTGTTAG TGATGTGGAAGAGATCACCGGAGCCCCTGAAATGCTTGGAGGTCGTGTTAAAACTCTTCATCCTGCTGTACATGGAG gtATTCTGAGTAGGCTTAGGGAAGAAGATCAAGCAGATATGAAGGAACGGGGTTATAAAATGATAAA GATCGTTGTCTGTAACTTGTATCCATTCAGTCAAACAGTGGCCTCTCCAAATGTCTCTGTGGAAGATGCAGTTGAACAGATAGATATAG GTGGCGTGACATTACTGAGAGCTGGCGCCAAGAATCATTCTCGTGTCAGTGTTATCTGTGATCCCCAAGATTATCAAAA AGTTATTGATGAGATATCAGCTTCTCCGCAGAAGGACACATCATTAGAAACAAGGAAAAAACTGGCTGTCAAG GCTTTTAACCACACTGCTGGATATGATGCTGCTATATCTGATTACTTTCGACGTCAGTATTGTGCTGGTGAGTCCCAGTTGACTCTCAAGTATGGCATGAACCCTCATCAAGCTCCTGCTCAGATCTATACAACATTGCCAGAGCTACCTCTGAAAG TGGTCAATGGAGGTCCTGGATTTATCAACTTATGTGATGCTCTGAATGCTTGGCAACTAGTCAGTGACCTGAAGAGAGCCCTTGGATTGCCAGCTGCTACTTCTTTCAAACATGTCTCACCTGCAG GCGCTGCAGTTGGGACTGCCCTATCTCCTGTTGAGGCAAAGCTTTGCATGGTAGATGATCTGAAAGATTTATCCCCTTTGGCCATTGCATATGCAAAAGCAAGAG GTGCTGACAGAATGTCTTCCTTTGGTGACTTTATTGCTCTGTCTGATGTTTGTGATGTACCAACTGCTAAGATCATTAATCGTGAAGTGTCTGATGGAGTGGTAGCCCCTGGTTATGAGCCTCAGGCATTGGAGATTCTAAAACAGAAAAAAGGAGGAGCTTACTGTGTCTTACAG atTGATCCCTCCTACGTTCCTCCACTCATGGAAGCTCGTACGTTGTTTGGATTGCAGTTGGAACAGAGAAGGAATGATGCTGTTATTGATAAAGGTCTCTTCACTAATATTGTTTCAAAGAGAAATGAA TTGCCTGAGGAAGCTGTGAGAGATCTAATAGTAGCTACTGTTGCTCTGAAGTATACCCAGTCCAACTCTGTTTGTTATGCTAAGGATGGCCAG GTGATTGGTATTGGAGCAGGGCAGCAGTCACGTATTCACTGCACACGACTTGCTGGGGACAAAGCCAATAACTG GTGGCTGAGGCAACATCCAAAAGTTCTTGGCATGAAGTTTAAAAAGGGTGTAAAGAGAGCAGACATTGCCAATGCTATTGATGGTTATGTCCTGGACACAATAGGGCAG GATTTAGCTGCATTTGAAAATCTGTTGGAGAATCCACCAAGTCCACTGACTGAT GCAGAGAGAAAAGAATGGATTTCACAGATGTCTGGTGTCAGTCTAAGCTCAGATGCCTTTTTCCCTTTCCGAGACAGTGTTGATAGAGCAGTCAAG AGTGGTGTTGAGTACATTGCCTCCCCTGCAGGCTCAGTTGGAGACCAGAGTGTCATAGCAGCCAGTGATGAGCACAATGTTGTATTGATTCACACCAAACTCAGGCTGTTCCATCACTGA